The DNA window CAAGATTATGATTATTCAAGATATAAGTTTTACACTCCAagctattttgattttttggaacatcattagaaaagaaaaaaaaaaggttatttaaacaaagaaaaaaaaaaaatatttaataggaaaaaaaaaaaaacacaaactcttACATAGAAGAGATCATGATAAGTGGTGAGTTTCTAGGCTCTCGCTAATAATCATCATCGTTGTATTCTTGCGCTCATATGTCCATAATAATCAAAGGTATTTTTATCAAAGATGGAGGAAAACACAAGAGTGTACCCAATTTGCAGAGATCTTTCAATATCGAGATATTGCATACAAGAGCAGAAAAGCTAAACTGAATTTAGATGTTTCtacaaaaggataaataaattcCAGTTTTTACCAATAGAAATCTTTGAACCCTCTTACCAAAGCTACTGTGTATGTATTGCACGAcacttttcaaattcaaagaagCAATTGTCTCTGCGATTGTCAAGAGTTTGGTTTCTTCACCTTCTGCCTTTAGCTCTGGCATACAAAACAATCATACTTGTAAACCGTCgtaagattttatatttaagaCAAGAAGTAGGAAGTAAGAGAACGGAGAGTgttttattaatgaaagaatCAAGCTAACATACGTtggccttttcttttgaaacttcttcttcttcagttgCAGTTGAGTTTAGTGCTGTGAGCTTCCCAAAAGATTCTTTTGCATCGCCAAAGAAGTCTTTCACTTTATCAAGCACTGTTTTTAGTTTGTCTGGAGTTGGAAGCTGAAGAGTGGATTCAAATGTGCGAGGATATGCAAAGATAAGTCCATCGATACACAAACAATCAAAACCCACAAACCATATGGATCAGGGCTGGAAAAGGATCCCAGATAAGAATAATGCTAACCTCAATGACATCTGTTATGGAAAGAGCAGCTCTCAAGTTACCATTTTCCTTCATATTcaacagaaataaaaaataaaattaggcaATAAAAAAGTTGAACTCTTCTTTATTGTTCTACAACAACATAAAGATGTTCATGAAACCTTACAACGAGCTTGTAACCATATCTGAATTCAGTTGCCGTCCGCAATACTCGATGCTGCTTAAATGCTGTTTTCTGTATCTCCTTCTCATCCTATTTGAATTACAGCTTAGCAGTCAGAAGCAAATAGGAAGAACGATGGAGagcaaagaaaaactaaaataaaattaagacacCTCAGTCAGAACCACAAGGAAAATGTCAGCCATCATTCTGATTACAGAACAAATTccaatttagttttgttttctcttttttttttcccttccaaaacAACATTTTGGTGTGGTTTTGTGTCTCCCGAATCACCATTAAAACTGGTAAGAATAGTCTTAGGGAGGCAAGGCAAACCACCAAACACTAATGAgattatgaaaaaacattaaacaatgcATTGTTTGTCGCAAAGAGGGGACTATAGCAAATCATAACGTAAAGAGTAAGAGTTCCATAGAAGTTAGTGTTAGAAATGTTTGCAGATTCCCCCCTACACCTAAAAAACAACTCATTTGGAGTGGCATTAGCAGTTACAAATCTGGAAGATGATGAAAGAAGATCACGAAACATTAATGAGTCGAGGATTTCCTCACAAATTAGAAACATCCAAACAGAGGAAAATAAGTTATACTACTTGACAGGTAAACCCCATGTAAGAAACAAGAAGGCCAAGAATAAATTGTTCAGGAAATTTTTCCTCAAATCCCAGAAGATAAATCGTGtgataaaaaatcaacagaacTTACTTTGTAAATAACTGCAGCAAGATTTCGAGCAAGAGTATCTTTGTAGATGTACTTTCCCAGAAAATTATCTTTGGCAGCAACCATGATTTTGGCAGTGGTACCACCTGTTATAAGACTAAGCGGGTACCATAGATAAACCTGGAGAcaagaaaacaagaacataacCATAAAACATACATTTATACATTCTATTGTTGCATTGAAATGTCAAGCATAAAGCAAAAGTGTAAAATTGAAACAGatatcattattataattacaTAACCCAGGAAGAAAAGGCCAAGAAACCTCATTGAAAAAGTATCGAAACGAAATGATGTAGGAAACTTCCAGTAACAGCAGTAATCCAGATTTGGAataaggagagagaaagaaagagaacaaaCATTGGCCACGCGAATGAAGATAAGAAATTTGGGGTTGCCATCATCTTCAATCTTGGGCAAGGAAGGTGTTGGAGGTGGTCTTTGAAACTGACGTGTTTgaattcctttctttcctttGGCTTTAACAACCAGTAACATGTGGCCTTGGCCTTGCTTGTTGGGAGATGTTAGCGCCTTCGACTTCCTAGTAGAGAAGAGTGAGTGCTTGACTAACCCTCCTCCATCTTCGTGCAGTAACATTGTTCTTGATGACGGAAGCCTAACCAGAGCGTTTAGAGACATGCCCACCTCCATTTTTCACTTCGCTTCTATTTTAGCACTCCTCTCTTCCCAAAATCAGCAAGTACAAAGCTTGCTCTGTTTTTAGTTCTGTAGAGGGAATCTTATCCACGGAAACATGAGCAGTGAGCACGCACCGCATCCCAGAGACACACAGACGGGGATGACGAAGAGCCAATGACTGCCTTCCATGTGGCAGAGGTATGGCCTCTATTTGGACttgcttgattttgttttatttcaaatactttaaactttaaattaatatattttttaaaaattattttaatatactaatattaaaaatattattaatatatattttaatataaaaaattatttaaaaaataacaacaactatATTATCAAACAAGCTTCTTAGCACTTGGTGGTAAAAAACGGTGCGTTCCATGaaccatattattattattattattattattattattttgatctcatTCTTGAAAACACAAATCTCTTTGCCAAAAAAACACTATAGAAAGGAAGGAAAACCTAGTTAACGTGAGTATCCAGATCAATTTGCATACATCTCAACTAATCCAACAAATCCCTAAATTAACGACCAATACATGTTTCTAGTGACCTTAAGATTTGTGGAATTTAAACTGATAATTTTTAgagaatcaaatctaaaactACCAGTTAAGCTACACCTtatgattatattattattattattattatatagtttcatgttatattttatcatgttatttGAGTTTAAATTAAAAGGCTATGATTCAATACACTATGTTACGTGAAAAGCGCCAAGAAAAGAACATTGAGCTTGGAAACTTGGTAGCAGACAGAGAACAATTAGAGTACACTCTTATGAATCtattatttagattaaaaaaaaaaaaaaaaaaactactgtGCTTGTGAAATAGGGAGAAACTGTGGCTCTCCTTCATCCAGGACATCTGCAGATGCACATACATAAATCAGCAGATTAAATGACCTGCCAGTCAGGAGCTATTTTTCTGCAATAATAGTTTATACATTATGATCTGTATGCAATGCTATGAAATGCATTTGCAGTGCTCGGTAGAAATGGTACATCACAGACATGCTATCTTATATTGCTAATTAAACAATCAACGTGTATAACATATCATTACCAGCTTGGCTCCAGCAAGGCGGCGAAATGTGCATCTTCACCACTGGATCAAGCTTACATAAAAGTAGCTGGACTTAAAAGGGGAAATTCGGATCCAAACATTGCgattcaagaatcaataaaactTGCATTATTGCTCAAACGTGTACAACATATTTATTAACATTGGACATAGAGTCGAACCAAAGCATGTTCCTCTTTCTTCGATTCATTGACAGAAATGAAGGCATTATGGAGATAAAAAAGGAGAATAGAATACTCTTCCCTGACTATCCCAAAAGAACAGTCCTACAATGGCCACGCACTAGAGAGAACTGAGACGTGAAGTCACTGGCACGTAGAGGTTTCAGCATACAGCAATAGAAGGAAGGTTTGGTGGTGAGAACCAACAGCATCCAGACAATAGCAGCAGAATATCgtggtaaaataaaaatctgcaTTACCATTCAAGAGGAGTAATGATAGCAGCAACTTTTAGACATTGTCTATAGCAGTATACATCAGAAAACATGTGTTAGAAACAGGAGAGAGCCCggcagtttaaaaaaaaacaatggtacACACAGCGAAAGAAATTAAGTGCGCAAAGGAGCAATGTTTAGGAATGTGATCTGTGATGAAATGTAACACCAGAAGGATGTGATCTGTGATGAAATTAACACCAGAAGGAACAAGATGAACCTGAGTTTGATTTATGAAGCAGAACTGGCAGGAGCATGGAACAAGGTAACTCCAAAGACAGCAGAAAGGAACCAGCATATAGAGGCAATGCCGAAGTCCTATGAGCATCCTCGGAGACAGAGAAGGCCAACAAATCCAAGAAGACATGAGGTGTGGCAAGAAGCTGATATTAGAGTATCATTGCAATTCTACTGTTTACATGGAAAAGGCCTGAAACTGAGCTCACAAAGTAATGTTCCTTTAATATCCaatgaataaaattttcatcaaaattcaaGTGAGACCTGCACTCAGACAACCAGAGTATACTTTACAATAAGAGATAAAGACCCTTCGCCTAAATAGAGAACTTGAGAAATGAAATTGAGCTAGAAGCTCTGGCTCCATTCCTCGGTGTACAGCAGTGCTGATATCTCAAgaggaaaaataagaaaaagaaaaggaaaagaggcAGCAGAAATCATAAAGACAATGATCCTGAATCTACTGAACACCTCTTTCCCCTTCCTGCtcactttcttcttttctgctcTATTCAATAAGAAAACTCATGGCCTCTGAGTGATATGTACTTCTTGACCCATATAGAGACATCCTCTGCACATGCCTGGGCCTGTGGTGTCTGGAGAAGCACATCAAGAGTAGCAAACTCATGCACAGCATCCTTATAATCAAGAAGAGGTGCATCCACATTAACTTTCCGTAGTTCCTCTGAGTAGGCAATGGCTCGATCTCTCATTAAGTCATGCTCAGCAACAACTGTTATTGTCGGGGGCATGCACTTAAGAGGTGGCTGCCTCCCAGCAACAAGAGGGTTAGCAGCTGGGTGATCTAGATTGAACTCTTCCTTTGGTAAGAAGAGTTTCCATGCCAGCTTGCACATGGTTTTATCATAGAAATACGTGCTTGCCAGCTTAATCTCAGAATGGGTGGGAGTTCTTCcaataaagaaaggaaacatCAGGATTTGTGCCACCACCTTAACTGGATCCAATCGCTTCCCAGCCTCCACAGCCTTTCTTGCCACATAATCTGCTATGTTTGCACCAGAGCTCACCCCAAGCAATACACATCTGTTCTGGTACCAATACAAAGTCAGGGGAGACTGCTTCATTAAAACAGAAGGAAAAAGACAgccattgaaaaaaatttgagtgacCAAAATGATATTTGGTGATAATTAGTATAGTCTAGCCAGAGTGATTTTGCTGAACAAGCACAATAGTGAACAACTTATATTAGATATCAGGATGGATTCGTCTAGCAAACAATGATCAAGTAGCTTCTAGAAACTCTTCTTACAACAAGAATGATATGTTAAGCATGATCAAGAGTTTTTGATTCTCGGGAAAATTCTGCCAAAAACACCAAGGCCCCAAAGACACTCGGACAGTTCACATGTAATTCAGGTACAGAAGTAGTACATTCACCAGGTCCATCCAATACCACATAATTTTTTCCCTCGTCGATAAAATCAGATCCACATTCCACAATATTCTCCAGTATAAAAATAGATCTACATTGTATCATGGAGCTATGTACAATTGAGTGAAAGAAGATCTTTTAATGATGTTACAATAAGACCACTGTATCCTGTAAAACTTGCAAACCTCTTCAGCAATTTTAACAATACCACATCCCTTATTCCAATGTAGAGCTGGCATACTCTCAAGCAACAAACCAATGcataaacaatataattattaaatgaattcAAAGCATACCCATTTGCACACGATGCTTAGTTAACAAGCAAACtcattctttattgatttttttttttttttgataaaaaagaaacaaaatgagtACCTGGAAGTATCTCCATGAGCAGCCAGCCAAGGCTCCACCATGGAAGCACCGAAACTATCAAAGATATGGTTCTGAGCACCCAATCTCCCACAAACAGCCAAATTAGACTGCTTCGCTAACCAATTCAAAACCTTGAACCCATCTTCGAAAGCCCCCGGATACTTAGTCTCTGGTGCCAATCTATACCCAACAGCCACCACAATCACATCACACAATTTCGCTATTCTCCTGCAAAACGCATCGTTTCCCACCGATTCATTGCTCCCGCTCACAAACCCACCTCCGTGAAACTGCAACATCACCGGCAACTTCCGGTGAGATCTTCCTTCCACCGGCGAATAGCCACCGTAATTGGGAATTTGATAACTAGAAGCCAATGAGGAGGTGACAGCTGTATCGGGAAGGAAGATccggagagaaagagaagagtagGGATTGGCACGGATGTCTTTGGTGGCTACACCATCGGTAAATGATGGGTTGCTAGCGGCGATGGATTCGTGGGGCCTAGAAGTAATGCCAAATGGATTTGATTTGTTGGATTCAGGGGTTTCTATCAAGCCTTGTAGGAGatgtttttgttgatatttgaaGATGACACTATAGAGTTTTACCATTAAGCTTGGCATctctacagagagagagagaggaaccGCCGGGATCTGGATTTGTTGTTGATTAATGAAGATGATGGGAGAAGCGGGCTAATGAAGTTCCAGTCCTCCAGCTCTCCTTTGATCATCAACCAGGACTTGCAAAgtgttttttctcattttttccaGTCCTTAAATCTTACTCAATTTATCTGTTGAGTCCAATGCTaaccctttttttccttttaaattctcTTACATGTTAGctaaggttgttaaaatcgtgtTTTAACTCATAAAATTGTATGATTTTACAAGTCCAAACATGCTTTACGTGTTGAAtcgtttgaaaaaattaaaaatagatgaaaTCGGGTGAAATCATTAAAATCGGATGAAATCGCGCAAAATCGCGATTTCAGAACCGATTTAATGATTGTAACAAAATGCATGCACTGAAACAAAATGTCCCCCATGGTCTAGTTGTCAAGCGCCTATTGGCTATGGAAAAGCACAGTCACACGACTCATGCCACGCGGTCTTCAGGGTCACTCTTCAGTCATAAAAGACTCTTTTTTCCAGCCGAACAAATCCCT is part of the Populus alba chromosome 10, ASM523922v2, whole genome shotgun sequence genome and encodes:
- the LOC118033529 gene encoding protein HHL1, chloroplastic — encoded protein: MEVGMSLNALVRLPSSRTMLLHEDGGGLVKHSLFSTRKSKALTSPNKQGQGHMLLVVKAKGKKGIQTRQFQRPPPTPSLPKIEDDGNPKFLIFIRVANVYLWYPLSLITGGTTAKIMVAAKDNFLGKYIYKDTLARNLAAVIYKDEKEIQKTAFKQHRVLRTATEFRYGYKLVENGNLRAALSITDVIELPTPDKLKTVLDKVKDFFGDAKESFGKLTALNSTATEEEEVSKEKANS
- the LOC118033530 gene encoding probable carboxylesterase 11; protein product: MPSLMVKLYSVIFKYQQKHLLQGLIETPESNKSNPFGITSRPHESIAASNPSFTDGVATKDIRANPYSSLSLRIFLPDTAVTSSLASSYQIPNYGGYSPVEGRSHRKLPVMLQFHGGGFVSGSNESVGNDAFCRRIAKLCDVIVVAVGYRLAPETKYPGAFEDGFKVLNWLAKQSNLAVCGRLGAQNHIFDSFGASMVEPWLAAHGDTSRCVLLGVSSGANIADYVARKAVEAGKRLDPVKVVAQILMFPFFIGRTPTHSEIKLASTYFYDKTMCKLAWKLFLPKEEFNLDHPAANPLVAGRQPPLKCMPPTITVVAEHDLMRDRAIAYSEELRKVNVDAPLLDYKDAVHEFATLDVLLQTPQAQACAEDVSIWVKKYISLRGHEFSY